One segment of Panicum virgatum strain AP13 chromosome 3K, P.virgatum_v5, whole genome shotgun sequence DNA contains the following:
- the LOC120697847 gene encoding NAC domain-containing protein 73-like yields MTWCNGFNDVRAAVESSLSPTTAAAGGRKAAASLAVLVKMCPSCGHRAHYEQETTSIQDLPGLPAGVKFDPTDQELLEHLEGKARPDSRKLHPLVDEFIPTIEGENGICYTHPERLPGVSKDGLVRHFFHRPSKAYTTGTRKRRKVHSVDGDDGSGGGGETRWHKTGKTRPVLSHGRPRGYKKILVLYTNYGKQRKPEKTNWVMHQYHLGSDEEERDGELVVSKVFFQTQPRQCSSTAAAKEAAAATANVVTSSNALAGHHQGGSVLREANGVDQFYNPGTMMGYQGVPNDRAPPVPGASHFMPSFAVHAVRATFGP; encoded by the exons ATGACGTGGTGCAATGGCTTCAACGACgtgcgcgccgccgtggagagcagCCTGTCCccgacgaccgccgccgccggcggcaggaAGGCCGCCGCGTCGCTCGCCGTCCTCGTCAAGATGTGCCCGTCGTGCGGCCACCGCGCGCACTATGAACAG GAGACCACCTCGATCCAGGACTTGCCGGGTCTGCCGGCCGGCGTCAAGTTCGACCCGACGGACCAGGAGCTGCTGGAGCACTTGGAGGGCAAGGCGAGGCCGGACTCCCGGAAGCTCCACCCCCTCGTCGACGAGTTCATCCCCACCATCGAGGGCGAGAACGGCATCTGCTACACGCACCCCGAGAGGCTCCCCG GCGTGAGCAAGGACGGGCTCGTCCGGCACTTCTTCCACCGTCCATCCAAGGCGTACACGACGGGGACGAGGAAGCGCCGGAAGGTGCACAGCGTCGACGGggacgacggcagcggcggcggcggcgagacgcgGTGGCACAAGACGGGCAAGACGCGGCCGGTGCTGTCCCACGGCCGGCCCCGCGGGTACAAGAAGATCCTGGTGCTCTACACCAACTACGGCAAGCAGCGCAAACCCGAGAAGACCAACTGGGTGATGCACCAATACCACCTCGGCTCCGACGAGGAggagcgcgacggcgagctcgtCGTCTCCAAGGTCTTCTTCCAGACGCAGCCCAGGCAGTGCagttccacggcggcggccaaggaggccgccgccgccaccgccaacgTCGTCACGAGCAGCAACGCTCTTGCCGGCCATCACCAGGGTGGTAGCGTTCTCAGGGAGGCAAACGGCGTCGATCAATTCTACAATCCAGGAACAATGATGGGGTACCAGGGGGTCCCAAACGACAGGGCACCTCCTGTCCCTGGTGCTTCTCACTTCATGCCTAGCTTCGCAGTGCATGCAGTAAGGGCTACCTTTGGCCCTTGA
- the LOC120697843 gene encoding auxin response factor 15-like, whose product MTGIDLNDTVEEDEEEAEAGHACSQQSRSSSAATGTGTPPPPRPGPGPGAAVCLELWHACAGPVAPLPRKGSVVVYLPQGHLEHLGDAAAAGGGAVPPPGVPAHVFCRVVDLTLHADASTDEVYARLALVAENEEVARRLRGGSEDGGGGDGEDGDAVRQRFSRMPHMFCKTLTASDTSTHGGFSVPRRAAEDCFPPLDYSQQRPSQELVAKDLHGTEWRFRHIYRGQPRRHLLTTGWSAFVNKKKLVSGDAVLFLRGDDGELRLGVRCAAQLKNGSAFPALYNQCSNLGSLANIAHAVATKSVFHIYYNPRLSQSEFIIPYSKFMKSFSQPFSAGLRFKMRYESDDATERRYTGIIAGIGDADPMWRGSKWKCLMVRWDDDVDFRRPNRISPWEIELTSSVSGSHLSAPNVKRLKPCLPHVNPDYLVPNGSGHPDFAESAQFHKVLQGQELLGYRTRDSAAVATSQSCEARNMQYIDERSCSNDASNNIPGVPRHGVRTPLGNPGFSYHCSGFGESQRFQKVLQGQEVFRPYRGTLTDSCLRNNAFHQQDGSHAPSVANKWHTQLHGCAFRGPPAPLNPSQSSSPPSVLTFQRGNSKMTHFEFGLGPLDKNVDGRPAVLGHAGGIGGTEQTLMLQPHPVSEEVRNRHATVEKFHSVGKEGADNREVNTNSCKVFGISLAEKVPSSKQKECGDANYPSPFLSLKQQVPKSLGNSCATVHEQRPVVGRVIDLSRWI is encoded by the exons ATGACGGGGATCGACCTCAACGACACcgtggaggaggacgaggaggaggcggaggccggcCACGCCTGCTCCCAGCAGAGCCGGtccagctccgccgccacggGGACcgggaccccgccgccgccccggccgggcCCGGGCCCGGGCGCCGCGGTGTGCCTCGAGCTATGGCACGCGTGCGCCGGCCCcgtcgcgccgctgccgcggaaGGGCAGCGTCGTGGTGTACCTCCCGCAGGGCCACCTCGAGCACCTCGgcgacgcggccgcggccggtggcggcgccgtgCCGCCCCCCGGCGTGCCGGCCCACGTCTTCTGCCGCGTGGTCGACCTCACCCTCCAT GCGGACGCGTCCACGGACGAGGTGTACGCGCGGCTCGCCCTCGTCGCCGAGAACGAG GAGGTCGCGAGGCGGCTGCGCGGAGGGTCGGaggacgggggcggcggcgacggcgaggacgggGACGCCGTGAGGCAGCGCTTCTCGCGGATGCCGCACATGTTCTGCAAGACGCTCACGGCGTCCGACACCAGCACGCACGGCGGCTTCtccgtgccgcgccgcgccgccgaggacTGCTTCCCGCCTCTG GATTACAGCCAGCAGCGGCCGTCGCAGGAACTTGTCGCCAAGGATTTGCACGGGACTGAGTGGAGGTTCCGCCACATCTATCGAG GCCAGCCCCGCAGGCACCTTTTAACCACTGGATGGAGTGCATTTGTCAACAAGAAGAAGCTTGTCTCAGGGGACGCCGTACTATTCCTGAG GGGAGATGATGGCGAGCTAAGACTTGGAGTGCGCTGTGCAGCTCAGCTTAAAAATGGATCTGCTTTTCCAGCGCTTTATAATCAGTGTTCAAATCTTGGTTCGCTAGCTAACATAGCACATGCTGTTGCCACAAAAAGTGTGTTCCACATCTACTATAACCCCAG ATTAAGTCAATCTGAATTCATCATACCATATTCGAAATTCATGAAGAGCTTCAGCCAACCATTTTCTGCTGGGTTGAGGTTCAAAATGAGATATGAGAGTGATGATGCTACGGAAAGAAG ATACACAGGGATCATAGCAGGAATTGGCGATGCTGACCCCATGTGGCGTGGTTCAAAGTGGAAATGTTTGATG GTCAGATGGGATGATGATGTAGATTTCCGTCGACCAAACAGGATTTCTCCTTGGGAGATCGAGCTGACTAGTTCAGTTTCAGGATCCCATCTGTCTGCACCAAATGTGAAGAGACTGAAACCATGTCTTCCCCATGTCAATCCAGACTACCTAGTTCCAA ATGGAAGTGGTCATCCTGATTTTGCGGAATCTGCCCAATTCCACAAGGTCTTGCAAGGTCAAGAATTATTGGGTTATAGAACTCGTGACAGTGCTGCTGTTGCTACTTCTCAGTCATGTGAAGCAAGGAATATGCAGTACATTGATGAGCGTAGTTGCTCCAATGATGCGAGTAACAATATCCCAGGGGTTCCGAGACATGGTGTCAGAACACCACTAGGAAACCCTGGGTTTTCCTACCATTGCTCAGGCTTTGGGGAGTCTCAAAGATTCCAAAAGGTCTTGCAAGGTCAAGAAGTATTTCGTCCCTACCGAGGAACTCTAACTGATTCGTGTTTGAGAAATAATGCCTTTCATCAGCAAGATGGTTCTCATGCACCTAGTGTGGCGAATAAATGGCACACACAACTTCATGGATGTGCTTTTCGTGGGCCACCTGCACCATTGAATCCATCTCAATCCTCATCCCCACCATCAGTCCTAACGTTTCAACGAGGTAATTCGAAGATGACCCATTttgaatttgggcttggcccctTGGATAAGAATGTAGATGGTAGACCTGCTGTGCTTGGCCATGCTGGAGGTATTGGAGGAACTGAGCAAACTTTGATGCTCCAGCCTCATCCTGTTTCTGAAGAAGTCAGAAATAGGCATGCAACAGTTGAGAAATTTCACTCGGTTGGGAAGGAGGGAGCAGATAACAGGGAAGTTAACACAAATAGTTGCAAAGTATTTGGCATATCTTTGGCTGAGAAGGTTCCATCGTCCAAACAAAAGGAATGTGGTGATGCCAATTATCCATCCCCGTTCCTATCTTTGAAGCAACAAGTGCCAAAATCGCTGGGCAACAGTTGTGCCACT GTTCATGAGCAAAGGCCTGTTGTTGGCAGGGTGATTGATCTTTCAAGATGGATATGA
- the LOC120701250 gene encoding protein DMP4-like, translating into MAAAAATARHDDVESHHGERDEEAQRPLLERRSLADGGGGGGMSPIQRAVSQTYQSTAHLATLLPTGTVLAFQLLSPIVTARGQCIRANRVMAGALLALCALSCFVLSFTDSFRDAGGAVRYGFATFRGLWVIDGGAPLEDPRAAAGYRIRFLDFVHAVVSVMIFAAVALFDQSVVSCFYPVPSEDAAQVLTVLPVAIGVVGSMLFVAFPTTRHGIGFPLSKH; encoded by the coding sequence atggcggcggcggcggcgacagcgcgGCACGACGACGTGGAGTCTCATCATGGGGAGCGCGACGAGGAAGCGCAGCGGCCTCTGCTGGAGAGGCGCTCcctggcggacggcggcggcggcggcggcatgagcCCGATCCAGCGGGCCGTCAGCCAGACGTACCAGAGCACGGCGCACCTGGCGACGCTGCTGCCGACGGGCACCGTGCTGGCGTTCCAGCTGCTGTCCCCGATCGTCACGGCGCGGGGCCAGTGCATCCGCGCCAACCGCGTCATGGCGGGCGCCCTCCTGGCGCTCTGCGCGCTCTCCTGTTTCGTGCTCAGCTTCACGGACAGCTTCCGGGACGCCGGGGGCGCCGTCCGGTACGGGTTCGCCACGTTCCGGGGGCTCTGGGtcatcgacggcggcgcgccgctggaggacccgcgcgccgcggccgggtACCGGATCCGGTTCCTCGACTTCGTGCACGCGGTGGTGTCCGTGATGAtcttcgccgccgtcgcgctgtTCGACCAGAGCGTGGTGTCGTGCTTCTACCCGGTGCCGTCGGAGGACGCCGCGCAGGTGCTCACTGTGCTGCCCGTGGCCATCGGCGTGGTCGGGAGCATGCTGTTCGTGGCCTTCCCGACCACCCGCCACGGCATCGGTTTCCCGCTCTCCAAGCACTGA
- the LOC120697846 gene encoding guanylate-binding protein 2-like gives MLQMLGLRGGAGGGSPSPSAGDATPARNGDGAAAAGPARPLRLVYCDEKGKFVMDPEAVAALQLVKGPIGVVSVCGRARQGKSFVLNQLLGRSSGFQVASTHRPCTKGLWMWSAPLKRTGLDGTEYSLVLLDTEGIDAYDQTGTYSIQIFSLAVLLSSMFIYNQMGGIDEAALDRLSLVTEMTKHIRVRASGGRSTASELGQFSPVFVWLLRDFYLDLTEDNRKITPRDYLELALRPVQGGGRDVSAKNAIRESIRALFPDRECFTLVRPVNNEKDLQRLDQLLLSNFRPEFRSGLDAFTKFVLDRTRPKQLGASTMTGPILAGLTQSFLDAINSGAVPTISSSWQSVEEAECRRAYDSAVDTYNSCFDRKKQIEEDSLREAHEDAMRKAISAFNASAVGAGLARSKFEKLLHSALRKAFEDYKRNTFLEADLQCSNRVQSMESKVRAACNHPDAKLDDVVRLLDGLLTEYESTAYGPGKWKRLATFLQQCLAGPVLDLFRRQLEHIVAERNALRLKCNSSDDKLALLRKQLEASEGHRAEYLRRYEEIINDKQKISKDYSVRITELQTKSSKLEERCMSLSSSLETAKRESNDWRSKYDHSILQQKADGSKLKSQIASLESRVSISEGRLSATREQAESAQEEASEWKRKYEVAVSEAKTALQRAAVAQERTNKKVQEREDALRAELANQLSEKEEEISRLSAKVSQTEIHATSLISRLEATEAKLKSHESDSLALKEEIRSLTDNLESIRSEVLSREKEVRILEQEKNHLQEKYLAECKKFDETDIRCKETEREARRATELADVARAEAAAAQKDKGEAQRLAMERLALIERMERQVEALERDKAKMVEEIERLHQSEKDATSKVILLENSVDEREKEIDEMLKRNNQQRSNTVQVLEGLLATEREACTEANKRAEALSLQLQATQGKLDMLQQELASVQRNETALDSKLKTSARRLRGEATESVHDMDIDDDNNGRRRKRSKSTTSPFKNNHTEDGGSVFIGEDTYTGSLQGTETEDYTKFTVQKLKQELTKHGFGAQLLQLKNPNKKDIVALYEKHVVGK, from the exons ATGCTGCAGATGCTCGGCCTccgcgggggcgccggcggggggAGCCCCAGCCCCAGCGCCGGCGACGCGACCCCCGCCAGGAACGgggacggcgccgcggcggcgggccccgCGCGGCCGCTGCGGCTGGTGTACTGCGATGAGAAGGGCAAGTTCGTGATGGAccccgaggcggtggcggcgctgcagctcgTCAAGGGCCCCATCGGCGTGGTCTCCGTCTGCGGCCGCGCGCGGCAGGGCAAGAGCTTCGTGCTCAACCAG CTTCTTGGGCGAAGCAGTGGTTTTCAAGTGGCTTCAACACATCGACCCTGCACTAAGGGACTTTGGATGTGGAGTGCGCCTTTGAAGAGAACTGGTCTGGATGGAACTGAATACAGTCTTGTGTTGTTGGATACCGAAGGAATTGATGCTTATGATCAAACG GGGACCTATAGCATCCAAATATTTTCGTTGGCTGTTCTACTGTCAAGCATGTTCATCTACAACCAG ATGGGAGGTATAGATGAAGCTGCATTGGATCGTCTCTCACTGGTCACGGAGATGACAAAGCATATACGTGTCAGGGCCTCAGGTGGAAGGTCCACTGCATCTGAACTTGGGCAGTTTTCACCTGTGTTTGTTTGGTTGTTGAGA GACTTCTACCTGGATTTGACAGAAGACAACAGAAAAATTACTCCACGTGATTACCTAGAATTGGCACTGAGGCCTGTTCAAGGTGGAGGAAGGGATGTATCTGCAAAGAATGCG ATACGGGAGTCCATCCGCGCACTTTTTCCTGATAGGGAATGCTTTACTCTTGTGCGACCTGTGAATAATGAGAAAGATCTCCAGCGCCTCGATCAACTTCTT CTGAGTAATTTCCGGCCAGAGTTCAGGTCTGGTCTGGATGCTTTCACAAAATTTGTGCTTGACCGAACAAGACCAAAACAACTTGGAGCTAGTACAATGACAGGCCCCATCCTTGCTGGATTAACACAATCATTTCTTGATGCCATTAATAGCGGTGCTGTCCCCACAATATCTTCATCATGGCAG agTGTGGAGGAAGCAGAATGTCGGAGGGCATATGATTCTGCTGTGGACACTTACAATTCTTGTTTTGACCGGAAAAAACAAATAGAAGAG GATTCTTTGAGAGAAGCACATGAAGATGCGATGAGGAAGGCTATCAGTGCTTTTAATGCTTCTGCTGTGGGTGCTGGGTTAGCCCGTTCAAAATTTGAAAAGCTTCTTCACAGTGCTCTCCGAAAGGCCTTTGAG GATTACAAAAGAAACACTTTTCTGGAGGCTGATTTGCAATGTTCAAACCGAGTACAGAGCATGGAATCAAAGGTGCGGGCAGCATGTAACCACCCTGATGCAAAGCTAGATGATGTAGTCAGG CTCCTTGATGGTCTGCTCACAGAGTATGAGTCAACGGCCTATGGTCCCGGGAAATGGAAAAGGCTGGCCACTTTCCTACAGCAATG TTTAGCTGGGCCCGTGCTAGACCTTTTCAGAAGACAGTTGGAGCATATAGTTGCTGAAAGGAATGCCCTAAGATTGAAATGCAATTCAAGTGATGATAAGTTGGCATTGCTCAGGAAGCAGCTTGAAGCAAGTGAGGGCCACAGAGCTGAATACTTGAGGCGCTATGAGGAAATTATCAATGATAAGCAGAAAATCTCAAAGGATTACTCTGTTCGTATTACTGAACTTCAGACCAAGAGTAGCAAGTTGGAAGAGCGGTGCATGAGCTTGTCATCATCTCTTGAAACTGCAAAACGGGAATCCAATGACTGGAGAAGCAAATATGATCACAGTATTTTGCAGCAAAAGGCAGATGGGAGTAAGTTAAAATCTCAAATTGCTTCTCTAGAGTCGAGGGTAAGTATCAGTGAGGGCAGATTATCTGCAACACGAGAACAGGCCGAGTCTGCTCAAGAAGAAGCATCAGAGTGGAAACGCAAATATGAAGTTGCTGTTAGTGAGGCCAAAACAGCTCTGCAGAGAGCGGCTGTAGCACAGGAACGCACAAATAAGAAAGTGCAGGAGAGGGAAGATGCTTTGAGGGCTGAACTTGCTAACCAATTATCTGAGAAG GAAGAGGAAATTTCAAGATTAAGTGCTAAAGTTAGCCAAACTGAAATTCATGCTACAAGTTTGATCTCAAGGCTTGAG GCCACTGAAGCAAAGTTGAAGAGCCATGAGTCAGATTCGCTGGCTTTGAAGGAAGAGATCAGATCGTTAACAGATAACCTGGAGTCTATTAGAAGTGAAGTTCTGTCACGTGAGAAGGAAGTTAGGATCCTGGAACAAGAAAAGAACCATCTTCAGGAGAAGTATCTGGCAGAGTGCAAAAAGTTTGATGAGACAGACATTAGATGCAAGGAAACTGAAAGGGAGGCCAGAAGAGCAACAGAATTGGCTGATGTAGCTCGTgcagaagctgctgctgctcaaaaggATAAGGGTGAAGCTCAGCGGCTTGCAATGGAGCGACTTGCACTGATAGAAAGAATGGAGCGGCAGGTTGAGGCTCTAGAAAGAGACAAGGCCAAGATGGTGGAAGAGATTGAGAGACTTCATCAGTCAGAGAAGGATGCCACGTCCAAGGTCATATTGCTTGAAAATAGTGTTGATGAGCGGGAAAAAGAGATTGATGAGATGTTGAAACGGAATAACCAGCAAAGATCCAACACGGTCCAGGTTCTTGAGGGCCTGCTGGCAACAGAGCGTGAAGCCTGCACTGAAGCCAACAAGAGGGCTGAGGCCTTGTCGTTGCAGTTGCAAGCGACTCAAGGCAAACTGGACATGCTTCAACAAGAGCTGGCATCAGTTCAGCGCAATGAAACCGCACTCGATAGCAAGCTCAAGACCTCAGCAAGGCGTTTAAGGGGTGAAGCTACCGAGTCTGTCCATGATATGGATATCGATGATGACAACAATGGGAGGCGTCGGAAACGATCAAAAAGCACAACAAGCCCGTTCAAGAACAATCATACAGAGGACGGTGGTTCTGTGTTTATTGGCGAAGATACTTACACCGGGAGCCTGCAAGGGACGGAGACTGAAGACTATACCAAATTCACTGTGCAGAAACTGAAGCAGGAGCTCACCAAGCACGGGTTtggtgctcaactgctgcagTTGAAGAATCCTAACAAGAAGGACATCGTCGCCTTATATGAGAAGCATGTCGTCGGCAAGTAG